One part of the Gemmatimonas sp. genome encodes these proteins:
- a CDS encoding DUF4249 family protein — translation MRPFPDMHSGRRALVAARTMGLALALAACEFDKVSVAPPAPLVVVHAVLNADAAEQVILVEASLTGRVGINDSRDFNPLDPIRTAGGEPIAGADVRLLAGADTVGVRATESRIGTRGTGRYAIPRSALAVTPGQRYRLRVRTSDGRVVTGETLVPGAPPGWVAGALPVQRASFVRDTDTLRLTWPAVTGARTYAVRVETPYGPWALFSDSTRFSLTGTLRNFLADGLPNVWFPGFRQIATVVAVDRNFYDYNRSGNDPFGGTGLISSVQGGLGLFGSLVELRRQEVTVTQRDRAPLDAAWTGTSTTGATVVVDLWAEDPGPRFSAVSGRVRAPEQFAVGTLGGDGTLRLATLRSTSGADTAGLFTGRLQGDSITGSWSTRFDSSGPRLFRRSRRP, via the coding sequence ATGCGTCCGTTTCCCGACATGCACAGCGGCCGCCGCGCGCTGGTGGCCGCGCGGACGATGGGGCTGGCGCTGGCGCTGGCAGCCTGCGAGTTCGACAAGGTGAGTGTGGCTCCGCCCGCCCCGCTGGTGGTGGTGCACGCGGTGCTCAACGCCGACGCCGCGGAACAGGTGATCCTCGTGGAGGCATCGCTTACCGGGCGCGTGGGAATCAACGACAGCCGCGATTTCAACCCGCTCGATCCCATTCGCACCGCGGGCGGCGAACCCATTGCCGGCGCCGATGTGCGGCTGCTCGCCGGCGCCGACACCGTGGGCGTGCGCGCCACCGAGAGCCGCATAGGCACGCGCGGCACCGGCCGCTACGCGATTCCCCGCAGTGCCCTCGCGGTTACGCCCGGGCAGCGATACCGACTGCGCGTGCGCACCAGCGACGGCCGTGTCGTGACGGGAGAAACACTCGTACCGGGTGCGCCTCCGGGGTGGGTGGCCGGCGCGCTGCCGGTGCAACGTGCGTCGTTCGTGCGCGACACCGACACCCTGCGGCTCACCTGGCCCGCGGTGACCGGTGCGCGCACCTATGCCGTTCGCGTCGAAACGCCGTATGGTCCGTGGGCGCTCTTTTCCGACAGCACGCGCTTTTCTCTGACCGGTACCCTGCGGAACTTCCTCGCGGACGGGCTCCCCAACGTCTGGTTCCCCGGCTTTCGCCAGATTGCCACCGTCGTGGCGGTCGATCGCAACTTCTACGACTACAATCGCTCCGGGAACGACCCGTTCGGCGGTACGGGGCTCATCAGCAGCGTGCAGGGTGGCCTTGGCCTCTTCGGCAGTCTCGTCGAACTGCGGCGGCAGGAGGTGACCGTCACGCAGCGCGATCGCGCCCCGCTCGACGCGGCATGGACCGGCACGAGTACCACGGGCGCCACGGTGGTCGTCGACCTGTGGGCCGAAGATCCCGGGCCGCGATTCTCTGCGGTCAGCGGGCGCGTGCGGGCGCCGGAGCAGTTCGCCGTGGGCACGCTCGGCGGCGACGGGACGCTGCGCCTGGCCACGCTGCGCAGCACGTCGGGGGCGGACACGGCGGGGCTGTTCACCGGACGCCTGCAGGGCGACTCGATCACGGGCAGCTGGTCGACGCGGTTCGACAGCAGCGGCCCCCGCCTGTTCCGACGCTCACGCCGACCATAG
- a CDS encoding amidohydrolase family protein — translation MFVSRVARPMAALALLTLPGVAMAQGFRGGTQIKPGEECPPGTTEIRPRSCLAPEGAVPSIVDYRPKSTLKVPATMRMKAKFPVVDFHGHPSGQLGSVDAIERMGKQLDSIGVRLMLVANNVSGEALTRGIAIVNSTPTMKDRVRFLTGISFAGVGTPGWAEKTVAQMEADKKAGAVGIGEVGKGFGLSTRKADGSRLKLNDPELKPVWAAAARLKLPVFIHTADPQEFFRPVDYTNERWLEQSLFPERRYPQDRYPSFEQLMAERDSLFKANPQTTFVAAHLGWHANDLGRLGRMFDEMPNVLGEMGAVLYDIGRQPRAAHDFFVKYQDRILFGKDSYQPEEYPYYWRVLETRDDYFDYYRDYHAFWKLYGIDLPDVVLKKVYYQNALRITGIPTTGWPK, via the coding sequence ATGTTCGTGTCCCGCGTTGCCCGCCCGATGGCTGCCCTCGCTCTCCTTACCCTGCCCGGCGTGGCCATGGCGCAGGGGTTCCGCGGCGGCACACAGATCAAGCCGGGCGAGGAGTGCCCCCCGGGCACCACCGAGATCCGCCCGCGTAGCTGCCTGGCCCCTGAGGGAGCCGTGCCGAGCATCGTGGACTATCGGCCCAAGAGCACGCTCAAGGTGCCAGCAACGATGCGCATGAAGGCCAAGTTTCCCGTCGTGGATTTCCACGGGCATCCGTCCGGACAGCTGGGGAGCGTGGACGCCATCGAGCGCATGGGCAAGCAGCTCGACTCGATCGGCGTGCGCCTCATGCTTGTGGCCAACAACGTGAGCGGCGAGGCGCTCACCCGCGGCATCGCCATCGTGAACAGCACGCCCACCATGAAAGATCGCGTGCGCTTCCTCACCGGTATCAGCTTCGCCGGTGTGGGGACCCCTGGCTGGGCGGAGAAGACGGTGGCCCAGATGGAAGCCGACAAAAAGGCGGGGGCCGTGGGCATTGGCGAGGTGGGCAAGGGCTTCGGCCTGTCCACGCGCAAGGCCGATGGCTCGCGCCTCAAGCTGAACGATCCCGAGCTCAAGCCGGTGTGGGCCGCGGCAGCCCGCCTCAAGCTCCCGGTGTTCATCCATACGGCCGACCCGCAGGAGTTCTTCCGCCCCGTCGACTACACCAACGAACGGTGGCTCGAACAGTCCCTCTTCCCGGAGCGGCGGTACCCGCAGGATCGGTATCCGAGCTTCGAGCAGCTCATGGCCGAACGGGACAGTCTCTTCAAGGCCAATCCGCAAACCACATTCGTGGCGGCGCATCTGGGATGGCACGCCAACGATCTGGGCCGACTGGGGCGCATGTTCGACGAGATGCCGAACGTGCTGGGGGAGATGGGGGCAGTGCTCTACGACATTGGCCGGCAGCCGCGCGCCGCCCACGATTTCTTCGTGAAGTATCAGGACCGCATTCTCTTCGGCAAGGACAGTTACCAGCCGGAGGAGTATCCGTACTACTGGCGCGTGCTCGAAACACGCGACGACTACTTCGACTACTACCGCGACTACCACGCGTTCTGGAAGCTGTACGGCATCGACCTGCCCGATGTGGTGCTGAAGAAGGTGTACTACCAGAACGCGCTCCGCATCACGGGCATCCCCACCACGGGCTGGCCGAAGTAA
- a CDS encoding OmpH family outer membrane protein, whose translation MALASLALVGEARAQGTSSSPRAKGAAPPLRVAVFNARVVFDSMPERSAAESEFALEQAKARTLLSAATDSLRAALDEFVRHEARLTPRQREATAMHLRARELLVEEMAANLDHVILTRQAELQQPLRERVRAAVRAVRLRAGYDLVLDRSNDQVIFDADDKADITAAVLRELREQMQIARSPNGR comes from the coding sequence GTGGCTCTCGCCTCCCTCGCGCTGGTGGGCGAGGCGCGAGCCCAGGGCACGTCGTCCTCGCCGCGCGCCAAGGGCGCCGCGCCTCCGCTTCGCGTGGCCGTGTTCAATGCGCGGGTGGTGTTCGACTCCATGCCCGAGCGCTCGGCGGCCGAGTCGGAGTTCGCTCTCGAGCAGGCGAAGGCGCGCACACTGCTCAGCGCCGCCACCGATTCACTGCGCGCGGCACTCGACGAGTTCGTACGCCACGAAGCGCGCCTGACACCGCGGCAGCGCGAGGCGACGGCCATGCATCTGCGCGCGCGCGAGCTGCTGGTGGAGGAAATGGCCGCCAATCTCGACCATGTGATCCTCACGCGGCAGGCCGAACTGCAGCAGCCGTTGCGCGAGCGAGTACGTGCCGCCGTACGCGCCGTGCGACTGCGTGCCGGCTATGACCTCGTGCTCGATCGCTCGAACGATCAGGTCATCTTCGACGCCGACGACAAGGCCGATATCACGGCGGCCGTGCTGCGTGAACTGCGGGAGCAAATGCAGATCGCCCGCTCACCGAACGGACGGTGA